Proteins from a single region of Carassius gibelio isolate Cgi1373 ecotype wild population from Czech Republic chromosome B15, carGib1.2-hapl.c, whole genome shotgun sequence:
- the LOC127972829 gene encoding protein phosphatase 1A-like has translation MRTARRASNMEVPSFLRQLVKETEKMVTFFFKGGRREPGADDEYFENEEEVGRPYLERPILEKDTAEGGSKWGVNYGMASMQGWRAQMEDSHTCMPEMSDALPDWSYFAVYDGHAGRTVAQYCSRHLLDFILDTGCVTVNEDVDQVKDGIRDGFLNIDRHMHTLVRNETWDHSGSTATAVMISPRNIYFINCGDSRTFLCRDGQVVFYTEDHKPINPREKERIQNAGGSVTLQRINGSLAVSRALGDFDFKEVEWRTQTEQLVSPEPEVYELERSPEDEFLVVACDGVWDAIGNEELCAFVRNRLQVCDDLREICTQVIDLCLYKGSLDNISIIIICFDGAPKVTPEALQQEAELEQVIEQKVAEIINMIRSRDEEPELLYVMKFLASEDIPGLPPSGGISCKKDCIIGAYQKYAAAFKSLEPMDIGGSDDST, from the exons ATGAGAACCGCCAGGCGGGCCAGCAACATGGAGGTGCCCTCCTTCCTGCGGCAGCTGGTGAAGGAAACCGAGAAGATGGTGACCTTCTTCTTCAAGGGTGGCCGACGGGAACCGGGAGCTGACGATGAGTACTTTGAAAACGAAGAGGAAGTGGGCAGACCCTACTTAGAAAGGCCCATTTTGGAGAAAGATACGGCAGAAGGCGGGTCGAAATGGGGCGTTAACTACGGTATGGCCAGTATGCAGGGCTGGCGAGCCCAGATGGAGGATTCCCACACCTGCATGCCAGAGATGAGCGATGCATTGCCAGACTGGAGCTATTTTGCCGTGTACGATGGGCATGCGGGGAGAACGGTGGCTCAGTACTGCTCCAGACACCTGCTGGATTTCATTCTTGACACAG GCTGTGTGACGGTGAATGAGGATGTAGACCAGGTCAAAGATGGCATCAGAGATGGCTTCCTCAACATAGACCGCCACATGCACACCCTGGTCCGCAACGAAACCTGGGACCACAGCGGGTCGACAGCAACTGCTGTCATGATCTCGCCACGAAACATCTACTTCATCAACTGCGGTGATTCACGGACCTTCCTTTGCCGAGACGGCCAGGTGGTCTTCTACACGGAGGACCACAAACCTATCAACCCACGAGAGAAAGAGCGCATCCAGAACGCGGGTGGCTCTGTCACACTGCAGCGCATCAACGGCTCGCTGGCCGTGTCCCGTGCCCTTGGCGACTTCGACTTTAAGGAGGTGGAATGGAGGACTCAGACCGAACAGCTGGTGTCTCCTGAGCCAGAGGTGTACGAGCTGGAGCGAAGCCCAGAAGATGAGTTCCTGGTGGTGGCTTGTGATGGCGTCTGGGATGCTATCGGTAATGAGGAGCTGTGTGCGTTTGTGCGCAACCGTCTGCAGGTCTGTGATGATCTGAGAGAGATCTGCACACAGGTCATTGATCTCTGCCTCTATAAG GGAAGTTTAGACAACATCAGCATTATCATCATCTGCTTCGACGGCGCCCCCAAGGTGACCCCAGAGGCACTGCAGCAGGAGGCAGAGTTAGAGCAAGTCATCGAGCAAAAAGTGGCAG AGATCATTAACATGATCAGATCTAGAGACGAGGAGCCTGAACTGCTCTATGTGATGAAATTCCTGGCGTCTGAAGATATTCCCGGCCTCCCACCAAGTGGAGGTATCTCATGCAA gaaAGATTGCATAATAGGCGCATATCAGAAATATGCAGCAGCCTTTAAATCCCTTGAGCCGATG GATATTGGCGGCTCTGATGACTCCACCTAG